In the Chloroflexota bacterium genome, one interval contains:
- a CDS encoding MFS transporter → MFSTALDQTVVVAALPSVMVDLEIPLTDLDRASWIVTAYLIAYTVAMPLAGRLSDVYGRIRMFHAALLLFAIGSALVALAPNFPWVVSARVLQAIGGGATVPIGLAMAVAAVAPERRGIALGLVAASAEAGSVLGPLYGGAIIELLGWRWIFWLDVPQSFFLIGLLAVLPNRPNPAAKMDYFGALVLAGALTILSISLSQRSIFSGESIVPYFMIGAGVLMVLALVVLERNTAQPLMASFLYTSRAFLSSNIAQFFVGVALIISLVTVPLMAATVQEKGAWESALHLFRLTVAIPVGAVVGGYMLRWTAVKAVCITGLAFIGVGLLVMSGWETEVDQFRLTAPLVTAGLGVGLVIPAITVSALSAAPSHYWGAAASLVTAARMVGMALGLSALSAWGIERFYSLTAHVTIGATYEETEAPLIEAGVTVFQNLFMISGFLALIAILPALMMRVENAEGGEGFLLDS, encoded by the coding sequence GTGTTCTCCACTGCGCTGGACCAGACTGTCGTGGTGGCGGCGCTGCCCAGCGTCATGGTCGACCTGGAAATCCCGCTTACGGACCTGGACCGGGCTTCCTGGATCGTGACCGCGTACCTCATCGCCTACACGGTGGCCATGCCGCTGGCGGGACGCCTCTCAGACGTTTACGGCCGCATCAGAATGTTCCATGCGGCGTTGCTCCTGTTTGCCATTGGGTCGGCGCTGGTGGCGCTTGCGCCGAACTTCCCCTGGGTCGTGTCCGCCAGAGTGCTGCAGGCCATCGGCGGCGGCGCGACGGTGCCCATCGGCCTGGCGATGGCGGTTGCAGCCGTAGCGCCGGAGAGAAGGGGAATTGCCCTGGGACTCGTGGCCGCTTCGGCCGAGGCCGGCTCCGTCCTGGGCCCGCTCTATGGAGGGGCCATCATCGAACTCCTTGGCTGGCGATGGATCTTCTGGCTGGACGTTCCCCAGAGCTTCTTTCTCATTGGGCTCCTGGCCGTCTTGCCGAACCGCCCCAACCCCGCGGCCAAAATGGACTACTTTGGGGCGCTGGTGCTGGCGGGCGCCCTCACCATTCTGTCCATTTCGCTATCGCAGAGAAGCATCTTTTCGGGAGAGTCCATCGTCCCGTATTTCATGATTGGCGCCGGCGTCCTCATGGTCCTCGCGCTGGTCGTTCTGGAGCGGAACACCGCCCAGCCATTGATGGCCTCCTTCCTGTACACGTCAAGGGCGTTTTTGTCCTCCAACATTGCGCAGTTCTTTGTGGGGGTCGCCTTGATCATATCCCTGGTGACTGTGCCCCTTATGGCCGCTACCGTCCAGGAAAAAGGCGCTTGGGAGAGCGCTCTTCACCTGTTCCGCCTGACGGTCGCCATACCGGTGGGAGCCGTAGTAGGCGGCTACATGCTGCGCTGGACTGCGGTGAAAGCGGTATGCATAACCGGGCTTGCGTTCATAGGGGTGGGGTTGCTGGTCATGAGCGGATGGGAAACAGAGGTGGACCAGTTCAGGCTGACGGCGCCCCTGGTCACGGCGGGGCTGGGGGTTGGGCTGGTCATCCCTGCCATAACCGTCAGCGCCTTGAGCGCGGCGCCGAGCCACTATTGGGGCGCCGCGGCCTCTTTGGTCACGGCAGCCCGGATGGTGGGTATGGCGCTGGGGTTGTCAGCCTTGTCCGCATGGGGGATAGAGCGTTTCTACAGCTTGACCGCCCACGTGACCATTGGAGCAACGTACGAGGAGACGGAAGCCCCTCTGATTGAGGCCGGTGTGACCGTCTTTCAGAACCTCTTCATGATATCCGGCTTTCTGGCGCTGATTGCCATTCTGCCGGCCCTGATGATGCGGGTGGAGAACGCTGAGGGAGGGGAGGGATTTCTCCTGGATTCCTGA
- a CDS encoding LppX_LprAFG lipoprotein, translated as MSDETQSGAKFFGTTLKTVEGDIQSPASARMLVDVEAPGMGFVEIEIIAIEEQAFMKFSRDAPWLPLPLEQVPFNFGGMGLTLSALLPVLQDPTVVGRESVGDFQTIRVDGNVMSEDMSNLITSVDPGHAITLSYWFDENGHTLRQLRIDGQLFNDDAPETSRLVNMDIDVPVDIQLPEVASGS; from the coding sequence ATGAGCGACGAAACACAATCGGGAGCAAAGTTCTTTGGAACGACGCTGAAGACCGTTGAAGGAGACATACAGTCTCCGGCCAGCGCCAGGATGCTGGTGGACGTGGAAGCCCCGGGCATGGGGTTCGTGGAGATTGAGATCATAGCGATCGAGGAACAGGCCTTCATGAAGTTCTCCAGGGATGCGCCGTGGCTGCCCCTGCCGCTGGAGCAGGTGCCCTTCAACTTCGGGGGGATGGGGCTGACCCTGAGCGCATTGCTTCCCGTCCTGCAAGACCCAACGGTCGTTGGGCGGGAGTCTGTGGGGGACTTCCAGACGATCCGGGTCGATGGGAATGTGATGTCTGAAGACATGTCGAACCTCATCACGTCGGTGGACCCGGGCCACGCGATCACGCTGAGCTACTGGTTCGACGAAAATGGGCACACCCTGCGGCAGCTCAGAATTGACGGACAACTCTTCAACGACGACGCACCGGAAACGAGCCGTCTGGTGAACATGGACATTGACGTGCCTGTGGACATACAACTCCCAGAGGTAGCCTCCGGGTCGTGA
- a CDS encoding MarR family transcriptional regulator codes for MAAKGELVARIAELSESLAAKSQPKPEDLATETNLTLPQIRILYFLSRGPKRITEVSRAHGVALPNASNMVERLVKKGLVQRVPDPNDRRVALACLTNEGRQVIEAMARSNFVVVENLTMALSIAELEVVVRALEILNRGADHLEAVNDDAVAVPGVGTRESAPD; via the coding sequence ATGGCAGCAAAGGGCGAGTTGGTAGCCAGGATTGCCGAGCTGTCGGAGTCACTGGCGGCCAAGAGTCAACCAAAACCCGAAGACCTTGCCACGGAGACCAACCTGACCCTTCCGCAGATTCGGATTCTCTACTTCCTGAGTCGCGGCCCAAAGAGGATCACCGAGGTCTCCCGCGCCCACGGCGTCGCCCTTCCCAACGCCTCAAACATGGTCGAGCGGTTGGTCAAGAAGGGTCTGGTGCAGCGAGTGCCCGACCCCAATGACAGACGAGTCGCTCTGGCTTGTCTAACCAACGAGGGGCGACAGGTCATTGAAGCAATGGCGCGCAGCAACTTCGTAGTCGTTGAGAATCTCACGATGGCCTTATCGATTGCCGAGCTCGAGGTGGTCGTTCGAGCGCTAGAGATACTCAACCGGGGAGCCGATCATCTGGAGGCGGTCAACGATGATGCCGTTGCCGTCCCGGGTGTCGGCACGAGAGAGAGTGCCCCCGATTGA
- a CDS encoding ABC transporter ATP-binding protein, whose product MATEAKTESGSIKGASRAAIHTSGLTKYYGKKRGIENLDLEVREGEVFGFLGPNGAGKSTTIRTLLDEIRPTAGAATILGLATHRDAVAIRRHIGYIPGDLALYPNLTGRDTLEYFANMRGGVDWSFVGELAERLNSDLSRKVGDLSTGNRQKVGVIQAFMNRPELLIMDEPTSGLDPLVQREFQTMVREVTAEGRTVFLSSHTLSEVQRIADRVGIIRDGFLITVESVADLRSKAIRQVEFVLDSPADAAVFASVAGVRNVIANDKHVEMSFDGDMGELLKAATDRYGVADIKTSEADLEEIFLTYYKSDRED is encoded by the coding sequence ATGGCAACGGAAGCGAAAACGGAGTCCGGATCGATCAAGGGTGCATCAAGGGCGGCCATTCACACGAGTGGACTGACCAAGTACTACGGCAAGAAACGCGGCATCGAGAATCTCGACCTGGAAGTCCGGGAAGGCGAGGTCTTCGGCTTCCTCGGCCCCAACGGCGCAGGAAAGTCGACGACCATCAGAACGTTGCTGGACGAGATCAGGCCCACTGCCGGCGCCGCCACGATCCTGGGCCTTGCTACGCACAGGGATGCTGTGGCCATACGAAGGCACATTGGGTATATCCCCGGAGACTTGGCGCTGTACCCGAACCTTACGGGCCGCGACACCCTCGAGTACTTCGCGAACATGCGCGGCGGGGTCGACTGGTCTTTTGTCGGCGAGCTCGCTGAACGCCTCAATTCCGACCTGTCCAGAAAAGTGGGAGACCTTTCGACAGGCAACCGCCAGAAGGTAGGAGTCATTCAGGCCTTCATGAACCGCCCCGAACTACTGATCATGGACGAACCCACCTCGGGACTTGATCCGTTGGTGCAACGGGAGTTTCAGACGATGGTGCGCGAGGTCACAGCGGAGGGGCGCACCGTCTTCCTGTCCAGCCATACGCTCTCTGAGGTCCAGCGGATTGCTGACCGGGTCGGCATCATCCGCGACGGCTTTCTCATAACGGTCGAGTCGGTCGCGGACCTGCGGTCGAAGGCGATCCGTCAGGTGGAGTTTGTGTTGGATTCCCCGGCAGATGCCGCCGTCTTCGCATCGGTCGCGGGGGTCCGCAACGTCATCGCCAACGACAAGCATGTCGAGATGTCCTTCGACGGAGACATGGGCGAGCTCCTGAAGGCGGCGACCGACCGCTACGGCGTTGCGGACATCAAGACCAGCGAGGCCGACCTCGAAGAGATCTTCCTCACGTATTACAAGAGCGACAGGGAGGACTGA